Proteins co-encoded in one Ruegeria sp. HKCCD4315 genomic window:
- a CDS encoding SH3 domain-containing protein: MPRVVPTSWMPNVKMERIHLHWTGGGNSANSTDKKAYHILIEGNGDLVRGKSIVKNARPLPSDYARHTAGANSASIGVSLCCMAGVNRERDYKESTAPMTTTQWNKSFEVIADLAEKYDILITPTKVLTHAEVEPNLNIPQNGKWDITRLSFNSDLRGYRDIGNEMRANVASLLGDGGVPASDDMSEAEKLPKFRVSGVHPDVLNFRASPGGKKTGTLPERTVVERLGVDGEWWRVRTRLGYVGYVHSGYLKPVDP, encoded by the coding sequence ATGCCGAGAGTTGTTCCAACTTCATGGATGCCAAATGTAAAAATGGAGAGAATACATCTGCATTGGACTGGTGGCGGGAATTCAGCGAACTCAACAGACAAAAAAGCCTACCACATTCTGATCGAGGGAAACGGTGATCTTGTGCGCGGTAAATCGATTGTCAAAAACGCGCGCCCCTTACCCAGCGACTATGCGCGTCACACTGCGGGCGCCAACAGTGCCTCCATAGGTGTCTCGTTATGCTGCATGGCAGGCGTCAACCGAGAAAGAGACTACAAAGAATCCACGGCTCCAATGACCACAACACAGTGGAACAAAAGTTTCGAAGTCATCGCCGATCTTGCTGAGAAATACGACATTCTCATCACGCCCACCAAGGTGTTGACGCACGCGGAAGTGGAACCAAACCTGAATATCCCACAGAACGGAAAATGGGATATTACGCGTTTATCGTTTAACTCTGACCTTCGAGGATATCGCGATATTGGCAATGAAATGCGCGCCAATGTTGCCTCACTCCTCGGGGACGGCGGGGTTCCAGCTTCGGACGACATGTCAGAAGCCGAAAAACTACCCAAGTTTCGCGTTTCCGGTGTTCATCCGGACGTTCTGAATTTTAGGGCATCACCGGGGGGCAAGAAAACAGGAACCCTTCCAGAACGAACAGTCGTTGAGCGATTGGGTGTTGATGGTGAATGGTGGCGGGTCAGAACCCGGCTTGGGTATGTTGGCTACGTACATTCGGGTTATCTCAAGCCAGTTGATCCTTGA